The Lycorma delicatula isolate Av1 chromosome 2, ASM4794821v1, whole genome shotgun sequence DNA window ttttttttcttattttttcagattGTCTCATGAAATGAGAAGAATCTTCAATACCAAAGcgtaatcagttttttctttataactttgCAAATTGGTTCCACAGAATATCATTCGCTTTTCTGAatgaaacaagtttatttttaacaaattttcataacacattttaaaatggtACTGACTTTTCCATACATTAAGACACTTATGAAGCTTAAaatatccttatttttatttaaagatttattttttattttcattctgtacatttttatttttaattatttatagtttatttacatatttacctCTAAGCCGAAATTCGTCACTACAAAAAACATCAAAAGATAAATCAGGTTTTGTCTAAGATAAGATTTCTAATTGATATTGTTTGACTTCATCCGCGTAtcagtatttttaatgatttttttaacatgtttcctatttaaatttgattaaacaatAAGCTACATTTATTTTCAGAAACTGAAGGCAGTTAATACGaaacatttcttataaatgaagaaatacaGAAATGTTTGTTGCTTGccctaaaaggttttttttgggTAGTATATATAAATCTCCACTAGgagacattaaaaattaaaacttataatttttttattcgttattattccaattaattaaacgaattattcaattcaaactgctgtaattttattatctaaaagctaatacaaaattattaataaattaataataatatttcacaaaaagAGAACAAGCAACTTGATAACGCCGATTATAACACATCAAACTCCGTTCTAGTTGCCCAGAGTACCCTGGCCAGTTCTGCTAACACTCGCAAAAAAAGACTGACCAGCATCCTTGTTACAAGCTAGCAGATAAATCCATAATTGATTTTACAGTTAGATTAATCCATCAAATAGTtttcaaaggtaaatttttaGATTCGGATTTTAAATCTATCTGCAACTCTTTTACATACCTTAATTTTGCCGTTTTATGGTAATTTAAAACAAGATTCTATCTTAATCAATGAGCCAGCGGAGGAAGATGATGATATAAAACAAACGAACAGTTTGTCCAACATGTTTCAAAACGTACGTgttttacaagtaaattaaacaaactgtTCGACTCCAGTTCAGGTTCTCATTATGATTCACTTGTTTATTTGAAACCTAGCCGGctgattatcatattttattaaaaactattatcctTACGAATACATGTATACAGACAGAAGTGATATTGATTATAAAAACTTGTCATGTTCTAATAAGCAGgggtttttattacaataaggaAAAAGATTCATCGTATCAGAAAAACTGACTTACAAGTTGTTTCTACATGGGTTTGGATCAAAGTAATCATAATAGAAGGAAACGTTTTCTATTTTCATGCCACTACTTCCAACTGGAGTGTCATTCCAATCATCTGAAGAAATACCTAGTACATCTCAAAGCTAAAATCTTTGTAATCGTTTAATAGTGATTTAACAAAAACAGTGGAGATGATTGgactacaaaattaatattcatttttatttatctacaggaaaggaaaaactgaaaattttgctaacattattactaaaatttggcATCACttctgatttctttaaaattacattcgaTATTCTGCAAATTTATTCTTGGTCCGTTGTTGTTCATAATTTTCCTGAATGACTGAATTGCTAAAACGTCGACGTTAACAGTTCAATAGATACGGATAATGTTAAACTTTACTAACACATAAAATCTGGAAACTCACAATCggcagaatataattttttggggGGAGTGAAAAACGTGCTTTTGCGTTATCACCGTCCGACATAAGTTAtcataaactacattaaaaaaacaaaaaaaatttacaattagtaTCACAGTTAACATACCAAAATacttacttaaaactaatatcacagccgGAATCTTAAAACACTTatatgctttatttaaaaaataatagcaaacatagaaaatataaattttaaacaaaataaatcttaaccAAGTCCGAGAGAAATGTAAACGGTCTCTTCtcggataataataaaattaaatacaggtaacaggtaaaacaataaactaaaaaacaagtACATAGTCTACATAAAACAGTACccaaataagaagaagaaaacaacATAATGTACAgatgataaaaatagaaacaacaaaaaggaaataaaataaaaagaaatgaacataaaacagaaaaattaaaataaatttataactgatGATATATTCCTATGCAacggaataaattaataactttcataaattaataacatcatAACCCAGAATACTCCGTATTGTGGTAGGCACTTAAACCTGCGATGTAAGGCCGTGTAACGTATACAGCCACAAGAATGTGGTGAACAGTTAAACGGCAGTTACACAGAGAACAAATAGGAATATCACCCGTCAACATAAGATGGTAGCGTATCAATCAAGTATGAACTATCCGCAGACGACAAAAACAACTTCATCTCTCCTGTTTGCTCTACTAGCCGAAAACCGAGGAAGTAACATGTTCTTCACAGGTCGTAGCTTGTTATCCATTGTTGCATTCCATTCGTTCTACCATTCTATTCGCAGAATAGAAAAAAGACAAACTCTTTTTCAAAGagaaactttgaaaaaagaatttcaaaatttcaatggTCTAGGTGTAGGGCGGCAAATTGATCGATATTGATTGAAGTTGCTTCCATATGGTGGAAGTCGGAGTCATGCGGGTTATCGTTTCAACACATCTTGTCCGTCACCATTATTTCGAATTAACGAACATTCTTTGACATGCAGCTCTCGTAGTCGATTATTCGTATCTGTAGTCGATTAGATGTTCTGTTTTCGGCTGACGATTAAAATGGCGTAGAGTACGATGACGATTTTTCAACGTATTCGGACAGTCCTCATTCCACCATGGGACGAGAGGTCTGTTAGGATTCCCAGATATTTGTGGGATGTAGTCGTTCATAGCATATCTGTCAAGATAGCCAGATCTTCAAGAACAACATCACTAACTATAAACTGTGAACTTCTGAGCTCGAGAACTCCAgttagcacacacacacacacacacacacacacacacacatacatatatatatatatatatatatatatatatatatatatatataattaaaataacaggtTAAAAAAGGTATCTCATTAAAAGAAAAGTGCAGGTAGGGGTTTAATTACAAATCATGTTCTGTAATGCGACAAAAGATCGAAAGGTAGAAAAcactgaatattaatattaaataaattacctacCTCAAATCACTATGATGTAAATGTGAATCGTGTgaaatagaaattacattttcagCAGGAGGggatattttctttgaatgaaatattCCACCCAAAATAGAAGGGTTTGGCAAGTCTGGAAGTCCCACATCTGCGTGAAATATACctataaggaaaaaaaatcagaatttaattttcagatcaCCTTGATGAAATGGTAACGATTTTACTGGAACTAAAGGGCAAAAGGTTATCCGAAACGATCTTCTGAGTTTGTATTCCACAGTCATTTTTTCACACGctgcaaaatttatttcttataaaaaaaaagtaaggcgATTGTTAATTGATTCAGTCAGTCAGACAGTAATTGCgagcataaataaacaaaattataatacaacgtctattgtaattaattgttcCTGTAATCAATTAAGTATAATTTGTTGTTTGACAATGTCTGACAAGTGATGTGGAAATCGTGAAAATTGCATAAAATGTAACCTTTCCTCCAGTTACCTACAAAATTATTACTGCTGTTATGattgtatttctatttatttacttatttccttACCCATGAgggaaggaaaaaaggaaattttgaatttatgtttcCAACTACTGAAAGTTACATCagctatagaaaatttaattctgcgGTAAGGTAAGATCTTAAggtgttgtaaaatttaattaaaaacatctgtGATGTGTCACTACTTACCTGTAAAACAGGGAAAATAATTATCTGTGACAGTTTGAAAACTACTTCTCTATAAAAAAGCTGAAAAGTCAGATAACCTGTACCGAATCTCACGGCTGGAGGTTAAACCATTACAAAAagatattgttatatataaagcAAATTTCATCACTTTTCCTCATAcagtaattacattattattttattaaaattgctctCCAAAGTTTAGTGGTGCTTGGGATTCAATTAAGGGACCAAGTATTAAGAGTGATCTGtttaatactaaacaaaataaactgaagGAATGTAGTTTACAACCtagatacaaataattaataatatatataaattaaaatacaggtaTATTTATGGTAATATGCATCTCTAACTTTTAATACTTATCTCAGTATAAAGAACAGCCCTCTACTGAAGGATCTAATGAATTGCCgtcacttttaatattaataaatttataaaattaaactaaatatttatgttcTCACCATTTCCATCACCGCTGGAAAGATTTATGCTGCCCAGTTGGAACGCCGTAGTCACAAAGATGAGGCAGAAGAATTGAGCAAGAGCAAACAAAATAAGAGTTGCTTGTTTCATGGTTACCAGCAGCTGTTGTACACTgcattaaattacacatatactatatcttttatatacaaaaaagaaaccgAGCATCCTTACCAGTAATCGTAGCGTAGGGCTATCGGTTTTCTTTAtcgcattaaatatatatttttaataggttCCTTGCAATGAAATTGATATGTGTTTAACCACACATAAACCACAAGTACTCCTTTTTGTACGcccctatttataaatatttccaatcttgaaatattttatacaaaataaaaagccTACTATAATTTACGTATGACTAGAGGGTATACTTTATTATGTAATCAATAACGGactgaaactgaaaaatatatatgtactttcATCAGTTGATGGGGAAAGCCATCTTTGtgtcattttttgttaaaatagggTCGTTTCTTTAAACTGCTTTAGCCCCTTTCTTTTGTGTTTGGAGACCTTCCAAgccattttaaagaataaatttaaaaaaatttcaaatcttccAAAATTTATCGTTTTTTAGGAAAAATCTCATATATATTACATTAGATTTCAGATTACTGTGAAATAACAATGTTATTAGTAGACGCGTTTTTTCACAGTAATTATGTAACATATTAATGTAAACACTTTATACATTAgaggtttttcaaaaaattgcgTAATGTTTAACCTTTCTGTTTACAGTTTTACGCAAAAAGATTTCCTGAATTACAATTAAAGTTCACGTGTGGTAAAATGTCTTATGTGTATCCTTAAGCAGATTATAGAGGTAGTGGAAGGTGAGATAATTAACAAAGCGACTGTTCAAGTAAATCATAACAACAGAAGCATAAGTGATGGGTAAGATAATAATGAAGGTATTGATGTAAATCGGTGACAAAAATCCACAGTCAGTCCTCTAAAAGTGAAAGATGATCACATTCCTTAGcaaaatgttgaagaaaattgGCAACCTGATAAACCTACTGACATTGATGAAAAACAgggaaatatgtatataaaaaggtaacaaaaaagGGGGTTATATTACTTTCCTGGCTTTGCCTTTgacaaatttctttttcaaatacgccataggagttttaaatattaatttcttaaatacgcaataaagttcaattagaaaaattcaaaattttcagtatataatGTTGAGTCCAAGACCCCAAGATCAAATAATGTTTTTCCCAAAAAATTATGTagcattaaaagtataatttaataaatatttttatcttgtaattaattgtttattccaTGGTGTTgctctaattaaagttttaccaCAGTTTCCGTTGATGAATATACGTAAGTgtgagaattctttttttatcatgtaatagTGTATATTCCGAACatgatctatgtaatgtattattttatactaatcagaataaaatatttattttaattaatttagaattggtgccattttagttcatttaatttgGGGTTAGTGTTCTGAAGAATttctaagttaattttatttaaaataattactttagaatttataaaactattaagtatatatttttaactttttacacaCTACAACATCATAATTTTAACACAATCATTCCAGCAATCAGAGACGTTGTTAAAATGaggaaataatgtttttattacaaatatgataagtcaataaaaatatttgtttatctaagtgaataattaataaatatgaaaaataatatatataaagtactaataataatttttttttcggaggGAGGTggaatgcatttacgcacggagtgttgGGTTCCCGCtgattatccaatcactatcagcagactaccaactaaaaccacccccttttctaccaggactcgacccagaaccgtttaacacattacttccggtcgagtcctcctatactactagcctgattaggtgctacatAATTTTCAGGATATCCAGGTCAACCTacttggccctgagaatgttgccaacaaatcgggctacactttcccagctgctcaggtcacggagcatcatcgcaaccacgttgtgggggaTCAGTGCTCCGAGATCTACCTCTAGTGTCcatcgatctgccgcccaccaagcacatttgaaaaaggtgtgctcagcgtcgtcccgtacaccagggcaatagaggcagtcgggggacggcgctttccctatgacatggaagtaagcgcggaagtacccgtgacccgttcaAAATTGgatcatgtagtactccacctctctcCATTCCGTCgttccgtccacggtctgaccagagggataaacatttcggtccatcgtcctctggtctcgtggttcCAGGTCTCTTGctatgcgaggaacgtgcgagtgcgttccttgttggcaatggtctcccggtcttcgcctgtcCATCccctcctgtagatcacctggcgctcccttgcaaAAGAGCAATGGGTATgtcgccggcgaccacaagtactgtaggctcggagaccgtccgatacgcggaagcgactcgcaaggctgcggtgcgttgcacctgcacGAGCCGCTTCCGTTTTCTTGCAACTCTGAATGCCTGgacccacacttccgacccgtatatcaggatggaatgcaccgtggatatcagcaatcgccgtctgctggccttcggtccgccgacagtCGCaatgagccggctgagagcagttacgactctcgcagctttgtcggtgGCTCTATGAAtttgctcagcaaagctgagtttccggtcaatcatcataccgaggtactttgcggcctgCTTGGTCTCGACAatctctaccccgacccgcagggagagaagggtttcaatacgcttcttcgttagaaccacgatctccgttttgctgagggctagagacaatccatggtcgtccagccaggcacggACTCTGTGCATAgctcgactgagcctcagttgagcgagctccacgtcgcggtctgcgacaagtagcgcaacgtcgtcagcgtacccaaccaagacagattcttcaggcatctccagcctcagcaagccatcatAAACGACGTTCCAAAGGTCAGGGCCGAGAATCTACTCCTGCGCCGCCCCTTGTAGTCCTACTACAGCCTgccgcggtctcgtaaatgagaccgcggtttcTCAGATATGCGTCCACCATTTTGAGAAGGTATTGACGCACATGGAACGAATGGTCCGGGGctcgaatcatatcgctccaccgtgcggagttgaaagcgtttttaacgtccaacgtaacgaagaagaccacacgtcgcgaaaaatgattttggtcctctgctcgccgtactgcctcaacaacctcttgAATTGCGTCTACGGTCGATCGATTCTGCCAGAAACCGTACTAGTTAGGTGACAGGCCTCCTGCCTGAGTCATCGCCGCAaacagtcttttctttaacagcttctccaataccttcccatcTGTGTCAAGCAAACACAATGGGCGGTAgtaggacggcgactctgggttttcttttcccttGAGAATTAGCGCAAGACGCgcgtcttccacctggcgctaaaagacccagccttcagacatgcattatacatgtctaatagaagacggggcctgcagcgccccactagtttgagtacctcggccggtataccgtcgggaccaggaGCTTTTTTGCCTTTTAGCGACCGTAGGAGTCCCTCCAGTTCCTCCgtcgagaagagcgggaagtcgcccacgCCGCcgaagtcccgctcggcacggaccgagtaGGCCGGGAACAACATCTTAACGACGTGCTCCGCTTTAGtctcgtctagtggagctggtgaccgcgagacccccaatcgccgagttactacCTTGTAACCCAGTACCAAGGGTCTGCAtacacggtctccgtcagttctctccagcagcaTGCCTTGCTCATGTTGATGGCTCGACcgagccgcttctttgccgtcatatactcggctgacctggcaTTTGCGTTTGTGCGATTCCTTGTACGTTGCgccactcgtcttagtcgaagacagtctcggcgcaaccccgcaatctccggtgaataataataataatgtattgaataataacattttgttatgGTGGTAGTGGTAGTCACAGTgtcagtagcagtagcagtaatATTAGGTGACATTTTTACATGTTACtcacaatttgtaaaaataagatgGCTCCATTTtcattatcagtattttttttgttctgctgtttcttatttttataattattgttttacttgaaCAAAACTAAATTCAGTTAAGATTTTTTCtggtaaaatatctttttttcttcaaattttattttttttctgttttcccttTCACAATTCtgctttttcttatttcctttcaCCTGAAATTTAAACCAACCTCTGCGACTTGGCACAAGAAAAGAGTTGGCACAAGAAAATTAGAAGGTAGGTACTTCTAACAGTAATATCCATtgaaacgaattaaaaattaaataacagttgcttaTTTACCGACTTACTAGCTGTTAACTATCAATGACGTAcgttaaaaaacatgtttatgcaataaaactgttcatgaaacttttacttaaaatctaaaagtaaatttCCATTTTGATTGTTAAGCAAACAACATTATCAGTATATTCTAAGGAATTTGTTTTCAAAGTGGGCAGTAATGACCCCTTGTGGGCACTGGAGGCCTTGTGGGCACTGGAGGgcagtagaaggcccacagaaaattgggcgTGTTCAGGTGTGCTAGGAAGgcaatggctgattaaaaaacaattgcaaaaattatgttttcctgatatttcaaactaaaactaaatatctaatacacagtaaaaaaataaaggaacacctattattttatgataaaaaatgattgtattcaaacacattaactttgcaaccaaaaggcttagagagatgaataaaaaaaaaattaaagcttgaatactctactttttgacagtatacttaagatttcaaaaatcatcaaattaaaaaaaatcagtgcgaagaaaagttttaaaaatttgaaaaatatttcttcatgtttGATCAAGCGCATggggaaacaaaatttttcagtaaactggattaaaattgtttaaaagtttaagactttagctctatttttttttttttttgtatatctcaGCGATTTTTCTGAATCAaattattccactttaaagaggccccttttgtctttaatgctgcatatctcctgATCTAAGCAacatattgatacaaataaatatggaaattaaagggttctGATCTAgctgatctagctttaatgacaaactGTGAAGTCATTAATGTTGCATTGTAGTTTTTgccttttgttcattttgtgtctagatattgaaatctttaaagtttGAGGCTGCAATATGTATCGCCTGCTCTCACCTTAATCCAAGATCATGTTACAGTCtcaatcattaaatatttaaatatctcagcacaaaatgaacaaaaaccaAAAACTGCAAcactacattaaagacctcacaatttgtcattaaagctaaatcaaaaccctttaattgttgtttttaagagcgcatcttaaaaacagcaattgcaattattatttttaacagatggtaagtttaaaaattttggggagcACTAAAAAGTTTTGGttctcaatgtgggtggtgggtgaaaaagtttgagaatcaatgctctaAGGGAAAATTATATGtacgaaagtaaataaaatggataaattaataaacaaagataagaataataattattaattgatcaatgaacaatgaaatcattaaaaaacaagtatttttaacttgttttaagagtaagactaaaaaaaatataaataactattgttTTTGGCAATTCCAGTAGAAAATATGGTTAAATATACATTAACCAATTAATTTGAAACTGAGATCACCTATGAGTTAATTCTCTTCTCATATTTAGGTTTCATGTTTAGTTTCctcatatttatgttatataaccATTTATCTAAaggatagaaaaaataatagcatGAACCTTAACCAATCAAAGAGATATCCCCCCTcatgaaaaaatttaaggaaGCGAACAAGTGTTTAATGTTATGAttaaacattttcacaaaatgatttttaatttaaaaattcaaaaatattgaattcttaccattatttattttttatctatggattagaatatttaaataatgtattcctGTCatctaaataatgtattattttataccaaacagaataaaatatttatttactaataatgtaAGGGTAGTAAAGACTATTACTAAtgacaaaatttttgtaaactaaacCAGAAATGAaaatccacaattaaaaaaaagacattttttgtcATCAGAAAGGGCTGCATAACTTTTCTGGATTTGCTCGTGGTAGAGTTAAATATGcaataggatttttaaatattaactacttaattatgcaaaatttaaagcACAATTGGcagaaagatcaaaatatttaaaaaaatgtgtgccTGATTTGacatcttttctttataaatatccagtattaaaagtataattgagaaaaaatcaaaattcttagcaaaaaaattgaaattccagCTGACCTTCTTGATTGATAGCTCTCtcttataacatttatattaacagacataattttaaaaattaataaagtatcttATCTTACAGTTAAGTAAAGAGGTTTAATTCTTGTCAGATCCCATGGGACcctcgtttttaaaaaaaagttcatatgatATCTTGATTTGACATTTTGATTTTCA harbors:
- the LOC142320286 gene encoding uncharacterized protein LOC142320286, with protein sequence MKQATLILFALAQFFCLIFVTTAFQLGSINLSSGDGNGIFHADVGLPDLPNPSILGGIFHSKKISPPAENVISISHDSHLHHSDLSFLDENEPLRIFSLLPYGNSAEHKPISNYVHLAHPK